In Streptomyces sp. NBC_01231, the sequence CGACTCCGACGCGTCGAGGACGGGCAGCTTCCGTACGAAGGTGTGGAGATCGACGAGCTGCTTCTCGAGGAAGAGCAGATAGGACACGGGCACGTCGGCGAGCAGTACCCGCCCGTCCACCGTGACGTCCGCGCGTGCGGCGCAGTTGGACCAGTCCTTCGTGGCGGTCACGTCGAACAGCCGCGTCAGGGTGGTGGCGGTGTCCCGCAGCACGTCCTCCGCCTTCACCTGCACCCGCGTCGACTCGGGCGGCAACTGCTCGCCCTCCTCGTCCTTCGGCTGGTAGGTACGTGAGATTCCGGCCAGCAACGCCGGCTTCTGCAAGCCGTGATGAGCCGCCGTCAGGTCCTGATGCGCCTTGGACTTGATGCCCTTCTCGACTGCGATGATCTGATTGAGTTTCGCCACGACGGAAACGGTAGCGGCTTCAACTCCGCTGTCTCAAAGCATTATTTCTCGAAGAGACGCCGGGCTTTTTCCACACCTCTTGCCAACGCCCCCGCCAATTCACCGGGATCGGCGCTGTTGAGTTCCGCGATGACGCCGTCGACGCCCCGCAGCCCGGCCCGCTCCAGCAATCGCTTCTCGTTCGTCACCCACTCCCCGCGCGCGGCGAGCACACCGTGACCCGCCTGTGCGGCGGCCGTGGCGATCGCGCCGGCGACTTCCGTGAGTCGGCCCGCCGGGGCGTGGTTGGCCTCGGCGTACGCAAGGGTGGCGAGGGCGGTTCCGTGCCACCGCTCGGCGGCGGAGGTGCGAAGTTTCTCCGGGTAGGCGGCCGGGCGGGGAAGTTCGCCTCGCAGCACGCGATTGACGGCCAGCTCGGCGACGACCAAGTAGCTGGGAATCCCCGCCAGATGGAACAGCAGGGGCTCCACCCGGAAGCGTCCCTCCTCCGCTTCCGCCACCTCGTGCTCCACCACGTCGAGATCGCGGTAGTGCACGTCCACGCGCTGCCCGTCGATCGTCAGCCACGCTCCCCCGTTGAACACGCCCCCGCCCCAGCCGCCGACCTCGGAGACCTCGCCCTCCCAGCCGAAGGCGCGCAGGTCGGCGGGCTCGAAGGGGCCGCGGTAGTAGACGGCCAGATCCCAGTCGCTGTCGGGCTTGTGGGTGCCCTGGGCTCGGGAGCCGCCGAGGGCCACGGCCCGGACGGTCGGGAGGGCGGCCAGGCGGTCGGCTGTGGTGCCGAGGAAGGCGGGGTCGGGAAGGGTGGGGTCGGGGCGGGTCGGCATGACGGAAGCGTAGGTAGGGCACCGTACGGCGGGTCGGGCCCCCGGGAAATTCGGATGCGGTTCCGGCCAGGGATCCGGATGATCGGCGGGTCGTCCACCGCCCGACTCAGGAGCCCACGTGATCCAGCGCGTCACCGTCCCCGCCCTTTTCCCGCCACCGGTCTACTCCCACGCCTCCGTCGTCGAGGCCGGCACCAGGCTTGCGTTTCTCGCCGGGTCGGTACCGCTCGACGCCGACGGGAAGTTGGTCGGCGCGGGAGACCCGGTGCGGCAGGCCGAGCAGGTGATCGCGAATCTCCGTGAGCAACTGCGCGCTGTCGGGAGCGACCTGGACCATGTGGTGTCGACCGACGTGTACGTAGTGAGCGGTGAGCCGGCGACGCTCTCCGCCGTCTGGGATGTGGTCGAGGCGTCCGCGCTCAGTACCGGGCCGCACTCGTCGACGCTGCTCGGCGTGGCCTGCCTCGGCTACACGGGGCAGTTGGTGGAGATCACGGCCACGGCCGTGGTCCCGGAGGCCCAGCCCGCAAGCGGGTCCGAGGACCGTCGAAGCGGGTGACCGCGGAAGCCGCCGTCCCCGCGTCGATGCGTCACGTGACCGCCGCCTGCTCCCGACGTCACCTCAGCGGCGCCCGCCGTCCTGGGCACCGACGTAACCCCACCAGCACCCGCCATTCTGCGCCCCGACGTCACCCCAGCAGCGCCCGCCGTCCTGCACCCCGACGTCACCCCACCGGCGGCGGCCCCCACACGCGCCCCTTCGGCACCGGCTTCGCATAGCTCCCCGCGCGGCTCGTCGTCAGGCCGAGCGTGACCAGGGACTCCGCGAGCTTCACCGCCGCAGCGACCCCGTCGACCACCGGAAGCCCCAGCTTCTCCCCCACCATCCGCTCCAGTCCGGTCATCCCGGCGCAGCCCAGCACCAGCACCTCCGCCCCGGCCCGGCACGCCTGCTCGGCCGCCGCCAGGAACGCCGCCTCCGTACGCGCCCGCTCCCCGCGCCCGTCACCCGCTTCCTCACCCCCTGCGTCACCGAGGTCGAGGACACTCAGCCCCGTGCCGACGACGGCGGCGCAGTTGCGCCCCACACCCGCCAGTTCCAGGCTGTCCTCGATCTGGCCGCACGACCGCTCCAGCGTGGTGACGACCCCGTACCGGCGTCCCAGCAGGCAGGCCAGATGGGCCGCGGCCTCGGTGATGTCGACCACCGGTACGTCCACGAGCTCCCGCACTCCCTCCCGTCCGTGCTCGCCGAAACCGGCCATGACCACCGCGTCGTACGGTGGGCCCTGGTAGGTGCGCAGCAGGTCGATGACCGCCGCGGCCGACAGATAGCTGTCGAGCCAGCCCTCCGCGGACTCGGGTCCCCAGGCGGGGGTCAGTCCGGTCACGATGGTGCCCGGGCCGGCCGCGGCCCGGGCACCTCGTACGATCTCCTCGGTCATCTCCTGCGTGGTGTTGCAGTTGGTGACGACGATCCGCACGTTTCTCAGACCTCCACGGTCTTCTGGGACACGGCCACGGAGTCGGCCGCGCGGTCGGCGCGGCACAGCGCCACGTACAGTGCGGCGGCCAGCGCCGTGCCGATGAACCAGGAGTACGGCGCGACGTCGCTGAAGGTCTTCACCAGCGCGAGCACCGCGGCGACCGCCGCCGAGGGCAGGAACGCCCACAGGGCCTTGGGGTTGACGCCCCTGGCGTAGTAGTAGCGGGATCCGGGCCGGCCGTCGAACAGTTCGTCGACGTCGATGCGGCCGCGCTTGACCCAGTAGTAGTCGACCATGATCACGCCGAACAGCGGGCCGAGGAAGGCGCCGAGGCCGCCGAGGAAGTAGTTGACGACGGTGGGGTTGGAGAAGAGGTTCCACGGGGTCACCAGCAGCGCCACGACCGTGCTGATCATGCCGCCGACCTTGAAGGTGATCTTCTGCGGCCAGACATTGGCGAGGTCGTAGGCCGGGGAGACGAAGTTGGCGACGATGTTGACGCCCATGGTGGCGATGGCGAAGGTCAGCGCACCCAGTACCAGCACCCACGTGTTGCCGATCTCGGCGACGAGGTAGGCGGGGTCGGTGATCTCCTTGCCGAACACCTCGTAGGCGCCGGCGGTGACGATGACCGACACGATCACGAAGGCCGTCGAGTTGACCGGCAGCCCCCAGAAGTTGCCGCGCCGGACCGTCTTGTAGTCGGGTGCGAAGCGGGAGAAGTCGCAGAAGTTGAGCATCAGGGTGCCGTAGGTGGCGAGGATCAGGCCCACCGCGCCGAACCACTGCCGCCACTGCTCGCCGACGGAGACAGGATGCGGGGTGCTGGTGAGCGAGATGGTCCAGCCTGCCTTGGCCAGGATCCACACGGCCAGCGCGATCATCACGACCCAGATGGCCGGTCCGCAGAAGTCCTGGAACTTCCGAATGGACTCCATGCCCTGGCTCATGATCGCCGCCTGGACCAGCCACAGCGTCACGAACGACACCCAGCCGAGCGCGTCGAGCCCGAGGAACGAGCTGTGCGTCCAGGACTCCAGGCCCGGCCAGGCCGCCAGCAGCATCACGTTGACGGCGATGGAGGCCAGGTAGGTCTGGATGCCGTACCACATGATGGCGATGACGGCCCTGATCAGGGCGGGGATGTTGGCGCCCCAGACACCGAAGGCGATCCGGCTGACCACCGGGAACGGGACGCCGGTGCGCTGCCCGATGCGGCCCATCATGTTCATCCCGGCGTAGATGATCACGAACCCGACGAGCAGGGACGTGAAGATCTGCCAGACGTTCATGCCCAGGAAGAGCAGGCCGGCTGCGAACGTGTAGTTGCCGAGGTTGTGGACGTCGGACATCCACATGGCGAAGAGGTCGAAGACCTTCCAGTTGCGCTTGCCCGCGGGGGCGAGGTCTTCGTTGGTGAGCCGCGGATCGGGGACGAACGCTGCTGTGCCGGTGGCTTCGGCAGAGTCGGCGAGGGACACGGGGGCCTCCATGAGCGAGTGGAGCCGGCGACGCGTTTGGTATACCAAACTGCCGACATGGTCCTCTCGTCAACCGTTCCGACCGATGTCGCTGTTGTTAACGCTCCGTAAAACACCCTCGGAGTCGGCGAAGATGGGCCCATGAGCTCCATGACGAAGATCGAGCCCCTCGGCGCGGTACGCGAACGCGTCCTGGCCACGCTGCGCCAGGAGATCATCGCGGGCCGTCTCGGCCCCGGCGACCGGCTGGTCGAACGGGAGCTGGCCGAGCGCTTCGGGGTCTCGCGCGTCCCGGTCCGGGAGGCGATCCGCGCCCTGGTCGCCGAGGGCTTCGTCCACTTCGAGACCCCGCGCCGCACGGTCGTCCGCCGACTGACCCCGAACGACGTCAAGGAACTCTTCGAACTACGCGAGGCGCTGGAGGTCTACGCGGCCGGACTCGCCGCCGCCCACGCCACACCCGAGGACCTCGCCGAGGTCGAGGCACTCCTGGACCTGGCCGCCACCGCGACCGAGGCGGGCGACGCCGAGGCCATCACCGACATCAACAGCCGCCTGCACGACCGCATCCTGGCGATGGCGGGCAACAGCCTGCTGATCGAGGCCCTGGAACCGGTCGCCGGGCGCCTGCGCTGGATGACCCGACGCAACGAGGAGTGGCCCCAACTTCTCGTGGAACACCGCGAGTTGTACGAGGCGATCGCCTCAGGCGACCCGGAGCGGGCACGCGCCCACGCACTCACCCACGTTCAGACCAACTACCGCTCGACGGTACGGCAGTTGTTCGAGGACACCGGCGAACTTCCCTAGCGGGCCGCGTATTTGTCCCTTCCCTAGCGGGCAGCGTATTTGTCCCTTCCCTAGCGGGCAGCGTATTTGTCCGTCGCCGCCACGAGCGCCTCCGCCATGCTCGGCGCTCCCGCGTTGTGGCCCACGTCGTCCACGACGACCACCTCACTCCCCGGCCAGGCGTGATGGAGCCGCCAGACGGTGCCGAGCAGGTTGCCGAGATCGAGGCTCCCCTGGACGAGGGTGCCCGGGATTCCCTTGAGCAGCGGGGCGTCGCGCAGGACGACGCCCTCGTCGTTGCCGTCGCCCAGGAAGTGGTCGTTGCCGAAGTAATGGGTGACCGTCCGGGCGAAGGCCATCCGGAACACCGGGTCCTCGTACCGCGGGACCGAACGCGGCGGTGCGGGCGCGATCGCCGTCTCCCAGTCGGTCCACGCCCGCGCGGCCCGCTCCCGCACCGCGGCATCCGGCGACTCGATCAGCCGGTTGTACGCCGCCGCGAGATTCCCGTCCCGCTCACCGGCGGGCAGCTCGGCGACGAACCGCTCGAACGGCTCCGGAAAGATCTTCCCGAGCCCCTGGGTCAGCAGGGCCACTTCGGCGTTCGCCGCGGTCGCGATCCCCGTCAACACCAGCTCGGACACCGCCCCCGGATGCGTCTGGGCGTACCTCAGCCCCAGCACCGACCCCCACGACACGCCCCACACCAGCCACCGGTCGATCCCGAGGTGGCGGCGCAGCAGTTCCAGGTCGGCGATGAGGTGTGGGGTCGTGTTGACGCTCATGTCGGTCTCGTACACGCCGGCGTGCGGCGTCGAACGCCCGCAGCCGCGCTGGTCGAGCAGCACGATCCGGTACACGGCGGGGTCGAACAGCCGCCGGAAGTACGGCGTACAGCCCGAGCCCGGCCCGCCGTGCAGCACCAGCGCGGGCTTGCCGCGCGGGTTCCCGCAGGTCTCCCAGTAGACGCGGTTGCCGTCGCCGACGTCGAGCATGCCGTGGTCGTGAGGTTCGATCTCCGGGTAGAGGGCCATCCGGGGACCCTAACCGTCGTACGTGTCCTCGTCGCCGCATTTTCAGCGCCGCAGGTGGGGTCACGTCGCGGCGCGTCAGGTCGGCTCGCCTCGGGCCGAGCCGGTGAGTCCGGCCGCCTCGGCCGCCGTCCTCAGTACCTCCCGCAGCATCGCGGGCGTGAGGCGGCCGGTGAAGGTGTTGCGCTGGCTGACGTGGAAGCAGCCGAAGAGCTCCAGGCCGTCGAGCGGAACGTGCGTGCCGTGGCCGAAGGCGGGGCGCGGCCGGGGCACCGTCCAGCCCGCCTCGGCGAACGCCGGCAGCGCGGCCTGCCAGCCGAAGGCACCCAGGACCACCACGGCTCGCAGGGTCGGCCGCAGCAGGTTCAGCTCCTGGACGAGCCAGGGCCGACAGGTGTCCCGCTCCTCGGGGGTGGGCTTGTTGGCGGGTGGGGCGCAGTGCACCGGCGAGGTGACCCGCACCCCGTGCAGCTCCAGACCGTCGTCGGCGGAGACCGAGGTGGGCTGCGAGGCGAGCCCCACGTCGTACAGCGCCTCGTACAGCACGTCTCCGGAGCGATCGCCGGTGAACATCCGGCCGGTGCGGTTGCCGCCGTGCGCGGCCGGAGCGAGGCCGACGATCAGCAGCCGGGCGTCCGGCGGACCGAAGCCCGGTACCGGCCGGCCCCAGTACGTCCAGTCGGCGAAGGCCGCGCGCTTGACGCGGGCCACCTCCTCCCGCCAGGCGACCAGTCGAGAACAGGCCCGACACCCGGCGACCCGCTCGTCCAGCCCTGTGAGCCCGGCAGGCTGGACAGGTCCACCGGAGCCGACGGCCTCGACGGGTCCACCGGGTCCACCGGGTCCGACGGCTCCGACGGGTCCGTCCGGTTCGGAACGGCCGCTGGTGTCCATACCCACCACCGTACGAAAGCCCTGGCCTCCACCCCGATCCGGTCCACCGGGAAAACCCTCCTGGCCCCGCGGCCCGGGGTACTAAGGTCGCAAGCATGGCTGTGGAGCACGCGGACGACGACAGGACGAGCGGGACGACCGGCCCGGACCCGAACCGCAGGACCGGCGATGCCGCGGGCGCGACGGGTGCCGACGGGAACAGCCCGGAGTCCGCCCCTGCCCCCACCCCGGGTGCCGGCCCGCAGGAGGGGGACGCCAAGATCGCCTCCGCCGTGGCCGCGGCGGAGGCGGCCGGTCCGAAGACCGGTGAGACCGTGCGTCTCGACAGCTGGATCTGGGCGGTCCGGCTGGTCAAGACCCGTTCCATGGGAGCCACCGCCTGCCGGGGCGGCCATGTCCGGGTGAACGGCGAGCGGGTGAAGCCCGCCTACTCCGTGCGCGTGGGCGACGAGGTGCGGCTCCGCGGAGAGGGCCGGGAGCGGATCGTCGTCGTCAAGCGGTTGATCCGCAGGCGGGTCGGCGCCCTGGTGGCCGCACAGTGCTACGTCGACAACAGCCCGCCGCCCCCGCCCCGCGAAGCCATCGCCCCGGCCGGTATCCGTGACCGAGGCGCGGGCCGCCCGACCAAGCGCGACCGCCGCGAGCTGGAACGCCTGCGAGGATTGCTCGGCGGCGACCACCCCGAGGATCGCTGACAGAAAGTCCACGGACAACTCGTCCCCGATCGGACCTTACCGGCGGCGACCTTTCGACGACGGTGGCCATCAGGCACAGCGAACAGCGACCCGGCGGCGACCCGACGGCGACCCTCACAACAGCGGCGGCGGCGACCACGCTGGCAACGGCGGAGACAGCGGCGTCCGGGAAAGGCAGACCCGGACACCACCGCCACCGCCGCGACCACTCCGGGCACCATCGCCTCACGGTCGTCGCACAGCCGCGGCTCAGCCCCCGGTTCACGGGGCTCACGCGGCTCACACTTCCTCACGCCTGTCGTCGCACCAGCCGCAGCAACCGCGTGTTGCTGTCCCGCCGCGCCCAGGCGATCAGGGCGAGCGGCACGATCAGGATCAGCGGTGTCGCCGCGTTCTCCCCGCCGAAGACGGTGAGCTGCACGACGAACGCGCCCACCATCAGCGCACTCAGCGCCACGGCCGCCACCGACTGGAGCACCGGGATCAACAGCGCGATTCCCCCGGCCAGTTCGAGAACACCGATGGCGTACATCCCCGTGCTGCCCCAGCCCATCTTGTCGAAGCCCTCAACTGCCGACGGGTGTGCGATCAGCTTGGGCAGTGCGCTCGCGATCACGTAGAAGAGAGCGAGGACCACCTGAAGGCCGCGCAGGGCGATCCGGGCACGGCGCCCGCGGGCGGTCGGGGACTCGGCGACGACTGTGCCGGAGGTGGCTGCGGGGGTGACGGCGGGGACGGGGACGGTGGTCTCGGACATCGGGGTCTCCTGTGGGAAGCGGTTCGTTGTGCTGTCACAGGGATAGACCGAGCCGTACTCCGAAACTCATCGCTGTGCCGTGCCCCAAAACCCTTCGCCGTGCCACGCGTGAAGTCATCGCCGCGGCCCCCGAACTCACCGCCGTACGGCGCGCACCCAGATCCGGTCCTCCGTCAGATACCTGTCGACCTTCAGTCCGGCCTCCGCAAGCGCGTCCTCGAACTGTTCCTTCGTCAGCGGACGGGCCCGGAACGTCTGGGTCCAGCTCGCGTCCGGAAACTCGTACTCCGCGTGGACCGCGTTGACCCCGTCGCCGAGCGGCTCCGAGGAGGCGATCCGTATGGTGAAGCCGGCGGGGTC encodes:
- a CDS encoding RNA-binding S4 domain-containing protein; amino-acid sequence: MAVEHADDDRTSGTTGPDPNRRTGDAAGATGADGNSPESAPAPTPGAGPQEGDAKIASAVAAAEAAGPKTGETVRLDSWIWAVRLVKTRSMGATACRGGHVRVNGERVKPAYSVRVGDEVRLRGEGRERIVVVKRLIRRRVGALVAAQCYVDNSPPPPPREAIAPAGIRDRGAGRPTKRDRRELERLRGLLGGDHPEDR
- a CDS encoding RidA family protein, with translation MIQRVTVPALFPPPVYSHASVVEAGTRLAFLAGSVPLDADGKLVGAGDPVRQAEQVIANLREQLRAVGSDLDHVVSTDVYVVSGEPATLSAVWDVVEASALSTGPHSSTLLGVACLGYTGQLVEITATAVVPEAQPASGSEDRRSG
- a CDS encoding uracil-DNA glycosylase, which encodes MDTSGRSEPDGPVGAVGPGGPGGPVEAVGSGGPVQPAGLTGLDERVAGCRACSRLVAWREEVARVKRAAFADWTYWGRPVPGFGPPDARLLIVGLAPAAHGGNRTGRMFTGDRSGDVLYEALYDVGLASQPTSVSADDGLELHGVRVTSPVHCAPPANKPTPEERDTCRPWLVQELNLLRPTLRAVVVLGAFGWQAALPAFAEAGWTVPRPRPAFGHGTHVPLDGLELFGCFHVSQRNTFTGRLTPAMLREVLRTAAEAAGLTGSARGEPT
- a CDS encoding DoxX family protein, which produces MSETTVPVPAVTPAATSGTVVAESPTARGRRARIALRGLQVVLALFYVIASALPKLIAHPSAVEGFDKMGWGSTGMYAIGVLELAGGIALLIPVLQSVAAVALSALMVGAFVVQLTVFGGENAATPLILIVPLALIAWARRDSNTRLLRLVRRQA
- the pip gene encoding prolyl aminopeptidase, translating into MALYPEIEPHDHGMLDVGDGNRVYWETCGNPRGKPALVLHGGPGSGCTPYFRRLFDPAVYRIVLLDQRGCGRSTPHAGVYETDMSVNTTPHLIADLELLRRHLGIDRWLVWGVSWGSVLGLRYAQTHPGAVSELVLTGIATAANAEVALLTQGLGKIFPEPFERFVAELPAGERDGNLAAAYNRLIESPDAAVRERAARAWTDWETAIAPAPPRSVPRYEDPVFRMAFARTVTHYFGNDHFLGDGNDEGVVLRDAPLLKGIPGTLVQGSLDLGNLLGTVWRLHHAWPGSEVVVVDDVGHNAGAPSMAEALVAATDKYAAR
- a CDS encoding GntR family transcriptional regulator produces the protein MSSMTKIEPLGAVRERVLATLRQEIIAGRLGPGDRLVERELAERFGVSRVPVREAIRALVAEGFVHFETPRRTVVRRLTPNDVKELFELREALEVYAAGLAAAHATPEDLAEVEALLDLAATATEAGDAEAITDINSRLHDRILAMAGNSLLIEALEPVAGRLRWMTRRNEEWPQLLVEHRELYEAIASGDPERARAHALTHVQTNYRSTVRQLFEDTGELP
- a CDS encoding aspartate/glutamate racemase family protein, giving the protein MRIVVTNCNTTQEMTEEIVRGARAAAGPGTIVTGLTPAWGPESAEGWLDSYLSAAAVIDLLRTYQGPPYDAVVMAGFGEHGREGVRELVDVPVVDITEAAAHLACLLGRRYGVVTTLERSCGQIEDSLELAGVGRNCAAVVGTGLSVLDLGDAGGEEAGDGRGERARTEAAFLAAAEQACRAGAEVLVLGCAGMTGLERMVGEKLGLPVVDGVAAAVKLAESLVTLGLTTSRAGSYAKPVPKGRVWGPPPVG
- a CDS encoding nucleotidyltransferase domain-containing protein; translated protein: MPTRPDPTLPDPAFLGTTADRLAALPTVRAVALGGSRAQGTHKPDSDWDLAVYYRGPFEPADLRAFGWEGEVSEVGGWGGGVFNGGAWLTIDGQRVDVHYRDLDVVEHEVAEAEEGRFRVEPLLFHLAGIPSYLVVAELAVNRVLRGELPRPAAYPEKLRTSAAERWHGTALATLAYAEANHAPAGRLTEVAGAIATAAAQAGHGVLAARGEWVTNEKRLLERAGLRGVDGVIAELNSADPGELAGALARGVEKARRLFEK
- a CDS encoding NCS1 family nucleobase:cation symporter-1; amino-acid sequence: MSLADSAEATGTAAFVPDPRLTNEDLAPAGKRNWKVFDLFAMWMSDVHNLGNYTFAAGLLFLGMNVWQIFTSLLVGFVIIYAGMNMMGRIGQRTGVPFPVVSRIAFGVWGANIPALIRAVIAIMWYGIQTYLASIAVNVMLLAAWPGLESWTHSSFLGLDALGWVSFVTLWLVQAAIMSQGMESIRKFQDFCGPAIWVVMIALAVWILAKAGWTISLTSTPHPVSVGEQWRQWFGAVGLILATYGTLMLNFCDFSRFAPDYKTVRRGNFWGLPVNSTAFVIVSVIVTAGAYEVFGKEITDPAYLVAEIGNTWVLVLGALTFAIATMGVNIVANFVSPAYDLANVWPQKITFKVGGMISTVVALLVTPWNLFSNPTVVNYFLGGLGAFLGPLFGVIMVDYYWVKRGRIDVDELFDGRPGSRYYYARGVNPKALWAFLPSAAVAAVLALVKTFSDVAPYSWFIGTALAAALYVALCRADRAADSVAVSQKTVEV